A single Pan troglodytes isolate AG18354 chromosome 19, NHGRI_mPanTro3-v2.0_pri, whole genome shotgun sequence DNA region contains:
- the LOC104002840 gene encoding transcription factor CP2-like protein 1 isoform X1 produces MLFWHNQPEHLWPSPGDLYPGPPSSLLREPLPLPYLKQEELPNIPGTELPCPMFQYVLCAATSPAVKQQEETLTYLNQDVPLSVGVIEPQVLLSQLNMVEFHWDPTKRTSLFLQFTPWKKGGEKGIPFRLQIDTFRPSDKGLPLDHLHSAGCLIKVFKVQAAMGPIFLSLRAVTWPRQLCGFWPHVAVDPQPAVPHLLDCFLFCTQRDGAWSLSHSQSNRATEERQAGKERVFGPGAVAHACNPSTLGG; encoded by the exons ATGCTGTTTTGGCACAACCAGCCGGAGCATCTGTGGCCCAGTCCTGGGGATCTATACCCTGGGCCCCCCAGCAGCCTGCTCAG GGAGCCCCTGCCCTTGCCCTACTTGAAGCAGGAGGAGCTGCCCAACATCCCTGGCACGGAGCTGCCCTGCCCCATGTTCCAGTACGTGCTCTGTGCAGCCACCTCGCCAGCCGTGAAGCAGCAGGAGGAGACCCTCACCTACCTGAACCAGG ATGTGCCACTGTCCGTGGGAGTGATAGAACCCCAAGTGCTGCTCTCACAACTCAACATGGTGGAGTTTCACTGGGACCCAACAAAGAGGACATCTCTCTTCCTGCAG TTCACACCTTGGAAGAAAGGTGGAGAGAAAGGCATCCCTTTCCGCCTCCAGATCGACACCTTCAGGCCCAGTGACAAGGGGCTGCCGCTAGACCACCTGCACTCAGCTGGCTGCCTCATCAAGGTGTTTAAGGTACAGGCAGCAATGGGGCCCATTTTCCTCTCTCTCAGGGCTGTCACCTGGCCTCGCCAGCTGTGTGGGTTCTGGCCCCACGTTGCTGTGGATCCTCAGCCTGCTGTGCCCCATCTCTTGgactgtttccttttctgtacacAGAGGGATGGGGCTTGGTCTCTGTCTCACAGCCAATCCAACAGAGCCACTGAAGAGAGGCAGGCAGGTAAAGAAAGAgtctttgggccgggcgcggtggctcacgcctgtaatcccagcactttgggaggctga
- the LOC104002840 gene encoding transcription factor CP2-like protein 1 isoform X2 — translation MLFWHNQPEHLWPSPGDLYPGPPSSLLREPLPLPYLKQEELPNIPGTELPCPMFQYVLCAATSPAVKQQEETLTYLNQDVPLSVGVIEPQVLLSQLNMVEFHWDPTKRTSLFLQFTPWKKGGEKGIPFRLQIDTFRPSDKGLPLDHLHSAGCLIKVFKPKGAETENGPREDGETAPA, via the exons ATGCTGTTTTGGCACAACCAGCCGGAGCATCTGTGGCCCAGTCCTGGGGATCTATACCCTGGGCCCCCCAGCAGCCTGCTCAG GGAGCCCCTGCCCTTGCCCTACTTGAAGCAGGAGGAGCTGCCCAACATCCCTGGCACGGAGCTGCCCTGCCCCATGTTCCAGTACGTGCTCTGTGCAGCCACCTCGCCAGCCGTGAAGCAGCAGGAGGAGACCCTCACCTACCTGAACCAGG ATGTGCCACTGTCCGTGGGAGTGATAGAACCCCAAGTGCTGCTCTCACAACTCAACATGGTGGAGTTTCACTGGGACCCAACAAAGAGGACATCTCTCTTCCTGCAG TTCACACCTTGGAAGAAAGGTGGAGAGAAAGGCATCCCTTTCCGCCTCCAGATCGACACCTTCAGGCCCAGTGACAAGGGGCTGCCGCTAGACCACCTGCACTCAGCTGGCTGCCTCATCAAGGTGTTTAAG CCCAAAGGAGCGGAAACTGAAAATGGACCGCGAGAAGATGGAGAAACAGCCCCTGCATGA